The Bacillus sp. B-jedd sequence CTTTTGACTGGTTTTATGATGGATGGACGGGAAGATAAATTTCGACTTCCTCGGCTCCGTTTTCGGTTGGATGGTAGGTTTCGATTATGTATGCCTCGGTGGCACGGGTGTGGTTGTGGCGCTCTGTCCACTCGAGCAGGGTCTGATGCAGCTGGCCAAGGTCGTTGATGCTTCCTCTTATGGTTGCATACTGGCCCTTGTCTTCGATATATTCCATGCCATCGGGAACATCACTGGGTGCTTCGCTGACATGCAGCCCAACGTAGTAGTGGCCGTTCAGGTGATCATGACCCTTTTTCTGCTCAAAAAATCCAACTTCTATATTAATGTGGTCCTGTATTTCTTTTGCACGGCTCATAACCTGCCCTGCGAGTGAGGGGACTTCTGTTGCAAAATCGGCGAAAGCGCCGCTGCCTTTCAGGCCAACCGCCTTGAATTGTTTCTCGATTATTTTACAGTCCATTTCGTTTCTCCCTCTTCTATATCTCTATTTCACATTCTTTTCGGACGCTTGTCTGCCATTCTTCCTTCTTTTTTCAAAATAAACTAGACCGTAATAGGCTGCCCAGAAGGCCAAAGCCACGAGGATGGCATTGTGCTTTTGGCCGGGAGGCAGCATTTTTAAGAGGAAGAAGCCGAGAATGACGAAAGGCGGCAGCAGCAAAAAGTATTTTTTCCAATCCATCGTCTTACCCCTTCCGGTTCGTCGGCAAGTCAGTTTTTCTGCCGGAACGTTTCCATTGTTACCTAACTATTCTGCAAATAGTAGAAAATACCTTTTTTCTCGTCCTATGCCTCGCAAAAAAAAAGAAGCAGCTGCCGCCGCTTCATTTCAAGTTTACTTTTATCTCTTTGTTGATGTATTGGGTTTTTGAATAGCCGTGAATTTGGATTGCATCGGGGATAAACTTTTGATTTTGCCCGGAAGCAGCTAATTCGATTTGATGCTCTGTCGAGTAAAAGATTGGTTCTTCAAGTTCATCTATCCGGGGCATGTAGTCGGCCGCATTATATTTCATTCCATATTTATCGACAAAATAACCGTCAATCATTACGCCGGTTGAGAAATCTCCCTCTTTTGAAAGGAACTCATAATCGAGCATTTCGTATTCTCTGTTTGCCTGCAGATCTTCCTTCATGACCATTTTTGTGTGCGGGCCGAATTCCAACTTTTTTATCGTAATTTTGTTGCCTTGATATTCAAAAGAGAACGGCAACTGTATATCTTCCCCAAGAGCAATCTTCTTCTCGTCCTCAATCTGATATTGAATTGACCCAATCTTTATTTTGACAGAGGTCGGGTTTTCAAGATACAAGGAATCAAACGATGCCTGCTCCGTCCCCCAACCGTTATCCTCGCTTTGAGAAAAAGTGACTCCTCCAAACAAATCACTCTTCGCTACTTTCCCATTCGCTTCAACGCTGGCAATTTTAATATATCCGAGGTTTTTGCCGGAATTACCGTCCTGGTAACGGTATGTCAGCAGCGTTGCCGTTGGTGCAATCGTCAGCTTTTCAAAAACAATCGAAATTCCATCGACATTTGCCTTCACATTCAGCTTGTGCTCAATCGCGCGATGCTTTTTCACCGGAATTTTAAAATCCCAGCTGCCTTCAAGCTGGTCTGCCTTGTTTGATGCATCTGGACCGTTTTCGGCATCGGCACCATTTTCTGTTTCAGACGGATCCTTTACTTCCTCAAGAAGGCCGATGTTCACATCAAGCAGGGCCTGCTTGTTTTTTATTGGGGCCAGTTGAAGCTTCCCTTTATATACTCCTTCCCGGTCCGAATAAAGGTTCATCTGGCTTCTTACCGGTGAATAATCCGGATCGTCTTCTATTTTCCAGTGCTTCTCCTGGTCCTCGAAGGTAATGCCATCACTGTATTTTATCTGATACTTTTTGCCGCCAACCTTATTCTCCACCTCGTAATAAATGATGGTTTGAAGGTCGTCCGCCGCAACGCTTTTAATTTTTATTTTGACATTATTCTGTTCCGCGGTTAAATTCAATTCCTCACCGAGGCCTTTATCGATGATTCCTTTCATTTGCTCGTCTTCCTGATGGCTGAAATTTTTCCACCAGTCCGTTAGCGACGCAAAACCGCCATTCGCAACAGCCGTTCCAACAAAGAATGTGAGGAAAAGAGCGGCAGCTCCCGCAAGCAGTGCGTTGGCTTTGAAGAATTTTCTCTTTTTGGCTTCGGACACCCTAACTTTTTTCCTGACATTTTTCATGAAATTAGCTGGTACTGTAATCGTTTCGGCTTCATTCTTGAGAGTTGAAATCATCGCTTTAAGTTCGGACATTTCATCCTGGCAGCCAGGGCATCCCGCAAAATGGTTTTCCAACTCGGTTCGCATCTTCTCATCCAGATTCCCGTCCATATAATCGAGGAATAAATCCTTTACGTCATGACAAAGCATGGTCTTCGCCACCTCCGATTTCTTTTCTAAGGATAATAAGGCCACGGTAAAGCCTTGATTTTACCGTCCCAACCGGCAGGTTCAGCGCGGCCGCGATTTCTTCCTGGGCATATCCTTTCAAGTATTTGAGGATGACGACTTCCCGGTATTTTTCCTCGAGCTGATGCAATGCATCAAGCATGTCTATGTTGGCCTCACGGTCTATGTAGCCGCCCGCCGATGTTGCTGATATTTGGTGGTCTGCTGCCATTTGGTGCTCTTGGGCTTCCTGCTGTATCCGGCTATTTTTGCGATAAAAATCCCGGCATTCATTAATAAAAATAGAAGTAACCCACGTCTCAAAATAGTTATCCTCGCGGAGCTGGTGAATTTTATCGTGCACCTTGATGACCGTATTATGAAAAACATCCTCGATATCATGATGATTCTTTAAATACGCCCACCCGATCCGATAATACTTCTCCTTCCGGGCATCAAACCAATCCAGCACAGCCGCCATATCTCTCTTCTTAATCTTCTTTACAATAATGGCATCCTTTATCGCCGCAATCACAACCGCCAACTCCCCCTTCTCCGAACGGTTACGTAAATTAGAGCGAACCGACTGGGAAAAAGTTCCCGCCAATTGGCCAATTATTTTTTTTTTGCTTTTGGACAAGACTTTGTTATCCTAGATTGTTGATTTCCACTCCGGGGACATGCTTTCCGCGGGGCGGACCGTGGAGCCTCCTCGGCGTCATAGACGCCTGTGGGGTCTCCACGTGCCGCTTCATCCCGCCGGAGTCAGTCCCCTCCGTTACAATCAACTTCTTGAAAATCAACACTCAACTTTAAATGAGCATTGGACAAAGAAAAAGTGAGCACGGGGACAGTTCCGCTGCTTCGTTCTGTAGAATGAATCGGAAACCGCCCTCTGTCTCATTATTATGATATCAGTTTGAGGCCGATCGCGGAGCCGAGGATGAGGGTGATAAAGAGGATTCTTTTCCAATCCTTTGATTCTCCGTAGAGGAGCATGCCAAGGACGGCTCCACCGGATGCGCCGATGCCGGTCCAGATGGCGTAGGCGGTGCCCATCGGGAGGGATTTCATGGCGTGAGCGAGGAAAAGGAAGCTCGCTGTAAAACCGATGACCAGCAGGGAGGCCGACTGCCAGTTCCTCCTTTGATTTAGCCGGTTGATCATAGTCACGCCAAACATTTCGCATAGTCCCGCAATTACTAATGAAATCCATGCCATTACGTTTCAGCTCCTTCCCCATCATTTTCGATTGTGACCAGCTTCAAGCCCATCACACCTATAAGCAATACCAAAATCAGCATGATTTTAGCGATTTTAAACGGCTCCCCGAAGAAAACAATGTCCGTGAAAACAGTTCCCGCTGTACCAAGCCCAACAAAAACCGCGTAAACCGTCCCGACCGGCAGCTTGCGGCTCGCATCGATTAGTAAATAAAAGCTGGCGATAATTGCAAAAGCGGTTCCCGCCCATTCCAATACGCTGTCCGCGTGCTTCAAACCGATGACCCAGAATACCTCAAAAAAAGCAGCAATTAAAACTTTTACCCAGTTTGCATTCATCTTGTTGCAACCTCCATAATATGTTTTTTGCATAAAAAACAAAAAAGCCTGAAAGATGACTGAAAACAGTCTCTCCCAGGCTTTTATCCCTCCGTGGCACAGCCTTAGCTGTGAGTTTTCTCTCGGACCAGACCAGCCACCATGCTGCGGAACCCTAGAAAACGTTTATATGCAATTCATAACATTCATTATACACAAAACTGCGTCCCCTTCAAGTCGGGAGCATCGGTATCTCTTTCCAAATGAAAAGGTGAAGTTACACGTGGGCGGTCCCCCTGCTTCCACCGAATGAAACGCCGAAACCGCTCCGCTTTACTTTTCCAGTACTTTTTGGAGGGTTGACTGGAATTGGGCGGGCCAGGACTGGCCGTGTTGGTGGAGTTGTTTGGCTTGGGTAGGGTTGATACCGATGATGGTGATGGTTGGGCTGGTCATGTAGGTTAGAGTTTGGAACAGGTTATGGAGCTTTTGGGTGCCGCTGTCGGTGATGAGGCCGGTGGCGTTGAAATCGAATAGAATATTGTCGTAGCTGCCTTTGTAGGCGCTATGAATAACGTTGGCCGTGATGGCTTCCATTTTTTCCGCTGTCAGGTCGCCGAAAAGCGGAACGAGTGCGAGCTTTTCCGAAATGGGGATGAACGGTCCGGACAGTTGGTTCAGTCTGTTCATGGCGCCTTCAAGTTGTTCCTTTTTCTCGAAAAGTTCGAAATCTGTGTTTCTGAGTCTCGACTGAAGCGAGGTCAGTCTGGAGACTAGTTCTTCATTTGCCTTATCCGCAGGAAGTGCGACAACGTGGCCTGTACCATTGCCATCCCACTTCGAGCGCAGGCTGAACAAGGCGAGCGGCTGCTCGACCGTTTTCATATTCACTTCTACAACCGCGTCAGCTTTTGCAAAAATGAATTCGTTCAGCTTTCCATGGCTTTCCTCATCGACAAGCTGGCTGATTGTTAATCCATCCAGGAGGCCGAAAATACCCCCTGCTTCACGTGACCAGCCAATAATATCGCCATCCGGGTTGATCCGTACATAAGGGACCGGCAAAAAATCATGATTGATAGGCATTCCATCGTTCTCCCGTCCCAATTGTTTTTACCCAATTCTCAAGGCTTGAAAGGTCTTCCACTATATAAACTTCCCCGGCGTCCTCCATACTGTTGTATTTCCCGGCCATCCTTCCGCCCAGTATGATAGCAGGCCGGTTTGAAAGTTTGGAGAGCTCATTTATATACGATTTCACCATCGGCAAGTTGTAAACAATCGAAACCGACAGACCAATCACGTCCGGTTTCCAGTCGGCTGCTTTTTTTGCGGCATACTCAAGCGGCAGGTTGGGCCCAAAGTAAAGTGTATCCCAGCCGTGTTCCTCGAAAAGCAGGTGAGCCATTTTCAGGCCAAGGTAATGCGCCTCGCCTTCGACACAGAGGAACATTGCTTTTTTGACTTGCATTGAATCTGCCGGCCCTGCCGGCGGATAAAGCCGCGATATCAGGAAATCGCAGACTCCGGTCGCGATATGCTCGTCAGCCACGGTGATTTCATTGTTTTCCCACATTTCGCCAACGTGGCGCATCGATGGGGTGATGATTTCCTCGAAAACTTCCTTCCTGGAGCGGAAACGGTTCCGGTCAAGGAAGGCCCAGGCCAGCCGCTCGTTTCCCTCAAGCAGATACCCTGTGAATTCCCGGATGCTTTCGTCTGTCAATATGATGCACCTCGTTTCGATTATTTGGGCGAACTCTTTTGCAAATCCCAGCTGTGGCTTTGAATAGCTATAATAGCTTTCCGGGTGTATTTTGAGAATTGAAAGCTCCGGTTCCCCTCTGCCTTTTTTGCAAAACAAAGGTCCTTTAATGTTGGCCGGCCAAAAGCTCGTTCCCCGCCTGGAGCGCAGTTACGTAGAAGCAGACAAGCGCCGGATTATTGGATGAATAGTTGTGTAGAACTTCTTCGATAATGGCAAAATTATCGATTAAATGCTGCGTTGACATGCCGTGCTTTGTCAGGATGCCATTCAGCCAAAGGGCATAATCGGTGAACACAGCTTTGTCGTTCAGTTCATAGGCGGTTTTTAAATGGTTGAAATGATGTAAATTATCTTCCTTACATTTCAATTTTCCTTTTTCGCCGTAGCGTTCAAGAAGGCCCGGCTCGCGTTCGTATATTTTCGCCGTGACGGTGTCAATGATTTGCTCGATCGGCAGATTATTTATCATTTTGCCACTACCTTGTACTGCCTGACGGTCGGGATGATCGCGGCGAGTTCCTGGTCCGGATAGTTTTTTTCCAAGTCGTGAATTTTTTTGAACTGGGTGCTCGTCACCCAATCGAGATAATGCTGTTTTGTTTCAAAAAGTAGCTGCACGGTAAGCTCGCCGGGCCTTTTGTCATTTTGCAAAAGAAGAAAGTCCACAAACCCTGGCGCTGTATCGACCAGCCGGGATCGGCTTTTGTAAATATTAATTACTTCATCAGCCTTTTCATCAGGCACATCGAACGTCGAAAAAACAGAGTACATCCCTTCTCCCCCTTGCAAAGCTTGTCTAACTGCCAAAAATTAGTTAGTCCTATTATAACGAACATTGTCGCCGATGGATATTGATAAGGGTTTTAGCAAAATTTTTGAGGGTGCGCAGAATTGTAATGAGGACTAGATGGCAATACCGAAATAGCCGGGTTTTCCGGACGGATACAGGAAATTTTGGCAAACTAAAAAGAACAGATATGGGGGGAAATCGCCTAAAACAAGTAAATATTACG is a genomic window containing:
- a CDS encoding DUF5643 domain-containing protein — protein: MLCHDVKDLFLDYMDGNLDEKMRTELENHFAGCPGCQDEMSELKAMISTLKNEAETITVPANFMKNVRKKVRVSEAKKRKFFKANALLAGAAALFLTFFVGTAVANGGFASLTDWWKNFSHQEDEQMKGIIDKGLGEELNLTAEQNNVKIKIKSVAADDLQTIIYYEVENKVGGKKYQIKYSDGITFEDQEKHWKIEDDPDYSPVRSQMNLYSDREGVYKGKLQLAPIKNKQALLDVNIGLLEEVKDPSETENGADAENGPDASNKADQLEGSWDFKIPVKKHRAIEHKLNVKANVDGISIVFEKLTIAPTATLLTYRYQDGNSGKNLGYIKIASVEANGKVAKSDLFGGVTFSQSEDNGWGTEQASFDSLYLENPTSVKIKIGSIQYQIEDEKKIALGEDIQLPFSFEYQGNKITIKKLEFGPHTKMVMKEDLQANREYEMLDYEFLSKEGDFSTGVMIDGYFVDKYGMKYNAADYMPRIDELEEPIFYSTEHQIELAASGQNQKFIPDAIQIHGYSKTQYINKEIKVNLK
- a CDS encoding DMT family transporter, whose amino-acid sequence is MAWISLVIAGLCEMFGVTMINRLNQRRNWQSASLLVIGFTASFLFLAHAMKSLPMGTAYAIWTGIGASGGAVLGMLLYGESKDWKRILFITLILGSAIGLKLIS
- a CDS encoding RNA polymerase sigma factor → MIAAIKDAIIVKKIKKRDMAAVLDWFDARKEKYYRIGWAYLKNHHDIEDVFHNTVIKVHDKIHQLREDNYFETWVTSIFINECRDFYRKNSRIQQEAQEHQMAADHQISATSAGGYIDREANIDMLDALHQLEEKYREVVILKYLKGYAQEEIAAALNLPVGTVKSRLYRGLIILRKEIGGGEDHALS
- a CDS encoding DMT family transporter, with amino-acid sequence MNANWVKVLIAAFFEVFWVIGLKHADSVLEWAGTAFAIIASFYLLIDASRKLPVGTVYAVFVGLGTAGTVFTDIVFFGEPFKIAKIMLILVLLIGVMGLKLVTIENDGEGAET
- a CDS encoding GyrI-like domain-containing protein, with the protein product MDCKIIEKQFKAVGLKGSGAFADFATEVPSLAGQVMSRAKEIQDHINIEVGFFEQKKGHDHLNGHYYVGLHVSEAPSDVPDGMEYIEDKGQYATIRGSINDLGQLHQTLLEWTERHNHTRATEAYIIETYHPTENGAEEVEIYLPVHPS
- a CDS encoding cobalamin B12-binding domain-containing protein is translated as MTDESIREFTGYLLEGNERLAWAFLDRNRFRSRKEVFEEIITPSMRHVGEMWENNEITVADEHIATGVCDFLISRLYPPAGPADSMQVKKAMFLCVEGEAHYLGLKMAHLLFEEHGWDTLYFGPNLPLEYAAKKAADWKPDVIGLSVSIVYNLPMVKSYINELSKLSNRPAIILGGRMAGKYNSMEDAGEVYIVEDLSSLENWVKTIGTGERWNAYQS
- a CDS encoding antibiotic biosynthesis monooxygenase family protein; translation: MYSVFSTFDVPDEKADEVINIYKSRSRLVDTAPGFVDFLLLQNDKRPGELTVQLLFETKQHYLDWVTSTQFKKIHDLEKNYPDQELAAIIPTVRQYKVVAK